CGTGCGTCGAGCTAGCACGTATCACTGCCTTACTAACGCAAATCAACAAATCTGATACAGCAGCTTAGCTTTAAACCACGATATATCGTGCCACAAGCATTTTAAACCACGATATATCGTCGATCACATCTTTTCAAAAATAACTAATAGTTAACAAATTCAATACGTTAAAAGTTTTAAGAGGTTGGCACTTAAATTGCGATATGCCCTGTGATGTAGTTTAGAGGGCACACCATGAAATTTGATATCAAAGAAGAAGATATGATCATCAAGCCATACAAGCATGATGAAGGTATCTATGTTCGTCTTCAGCAAGGGTTTTACGCCAAGCTGCGTAAATACAGCAGCATGATCCTAATGCTGATCTTTGTCTTGATCCCTTGGATCCCCTACCAAGGCCAACAAGCCATCTTGCTCGATGTGGCAGCCCAGCAATTTCGTATTTTTTCCATTACCTTTTTTCCGCAGGATCTTACTGCGTTAGCAGCACTCTTTATGGTCGGTGCCTTTGCGCTGTTTTTCTTTACTACCTGGCTAGGCCGGGTGTGGTGCGGTTTTATGTGCCCGCAAACCATTTGGATGTTCTTATTTATTTGGGTAGAAGAAAAAATTGAAGGTAATCGTAATCAGCGTATCCGCCTTGATAAGCAGGAATGGAACGCTGACAAGGTCAAAAAGAAAGGCGCAAAGCATCTTATTTGGTTAGTGCTTTCCTTTTTTACTGCCGTGACATTTATGTCGTATTTTATTCCAGTAAAAACCTTATATAGCGAGCTCTTCACCCTGAGTTGGTCTGGCTTGGTTTATTTCTGGGTTGGCTTATTTGCACTTTGTACTTGGGGAAATGCTGGCTTTTTACGCGAAAAAATGTGTATTTACATGTGCCCATATTCACGTTTTCAATCGGCCATGTTTGATAAAAACACCTTGCTAATTGCCTATGATAAAGTCCGTGGTGAAAATCGTGGTCGTCGCAAACGCAAAGACGATCCAAAAGCATTGGGTTTAGGCGATTGTGTTGACTGTAACTTATGTGTGGATGTTTGCCCTGCTGGCATTGATATCCGCAATGGCCTGCAATACGAATGCATCAGTTGTGGTGCTTGTGTGGATGCCTGTAATCAAACCATGAGCCAATTCAACTATTCACAAGGTTTAATTCGCTTTACCAGTGAGAATGCCTTAGCGGGCAAACATGTCTCCCCTTTTAGACCGAAAATAGCGGCTTATGGCGCATTTACCCTAGCTATGTTTGTATTGATGGGCTTCTTTATCGCGACGCGTTCACCGATTGAAGCTTCGGTATTGCGCGACAGAAACGTGCTTTATCGCACTACCTTCGATGGCCATATTGAAAACAGCTATCAACTTAAACTCACTAACAAGTTACAGCATGCTGAAAGCTTTACTTTGAGTATTGAAGGACAAGAAGACATTGAACTGTCGTTATCGGAGCCATTAAACGCGCAAGCGTTAGAAATGTTGGTTGTGCCCTTTACCTTAACAGCGCCGCCTGAGCACTTACCACAAGGTGTCACTTCGCTAAATATTCGGATTACCGCCAATAACAGCGATGAGGTGGACGTCACTAAATCCATTAAGTTTTATGCCGGTTAATTGCTTACTTGCACTTACCGGTAGCTAATCGGCTACATAAAGGCGAATCATCTAGAGCGATATAAGCCAGATAGTCAGCTTATATCGCTTTCCCTATCAGGCTAATTCCCCAGTGTCGCTTGCGATAATGGTTTGCCAGCAACCAACACCTCTTGCCACTGCGCTAGCGATTTGATGTCGTAACTGTGTTCGACAAGCACTAAATTACTGTCTAATTTGATCACATAGGGCAGCACTTTATAAGCATTAGCAAACAGGCGTGTTTTAAGTGGCTTTGCACCATCATTTGCCAGCCAAGTTTCACCGGTAAAGCCAGTTTTCTTGAGCATAGCGCTCACAGCTGCTTTATCATCATCGAGAGCAATAGCAACCAAATTAACATCAAGCTTTTGTTGACGAACTTGCTCAATATCACGCAAGGTTTTGTAACACGGGGCACACCAAGACGCGAAGAAGTAGATAACCGATGCGCGGCCTTGTAACTCACTAAAAGAGCGGGATTGACCATCGAGCGAGGCTAGATCAATTGCTTCAATTGGCTGGCCGATAGCGGCTAGTGATTTCTGAACTTTTTCTTCATAGCTGTTGGCAACACTAGCATTGGAAAACACCACACACGCGACTGATAAACTTAGGATAAGTAATCCCTTAATCTGAATATTTACAAACCTACGCAATCTTGATGGAAACAAACAATTCAACTTAACTCCTTGTTTTATATATTAAGACCTCCTTCTATCTATGCCTTCTATCTATGCCCTAAATTCAGCCTTATTACAAGTGAGGTATATCCCAATTCGAGATTTATACATGATTTGCAGATACAAAAAAGGCAAGTGTAAAGCTTGCCTTTGAGTTTAGTTAATTTGCTACTAGCAAATTATTCTGCGGCTGACATCTCAAACGGCTCAGGCAGTGGCGTACGCTCTGTTGACGCTGGTAAAATTGGTAATGCGAACTTAGGTTGCTCACCTGTTAGTGTTTTTAAGAAAGCTACCAAGTCAGCAACTTCTTGTTGGTTAAATTCGCGACCAAGTTGTACGCGTCCCATAATTTCAACTGCTTTAGCTAAAGTTTTAGCTTGGCCATCATGGAAGTACGGGTAAGTTAATTCAACATTACGTAGTGTTGGTACTTTGAAGCTATGGCGATCCGCTTCATTACCCGTTACATCAAATCGGCCTTGAGCAGGGTTTGCTGTTTCATATTTTTTCACTAGGCCCATTTTCTGGAACATAGTACCGCCAACGGCAGGGCCATTGTGACAAGCAGAACAGCCACTTTCTTTAAACAATTTGTAGCCCGCTTGCTCTTGTGCAGTAATCGCGTTTTTATCGCCTTTTAGCCATAAATCAAAACGAGAATTTGGTGTTACTAAGGTTTTTTCAAATTCCGCAATGGCTTGCGT
The nucleotide sequence above comes from Thalassotalea euphylliae. Encoded proteins:
- the ccoG gene encoding cytochrome c oxidase accessory protein CcoG; protein product: MKFDIKEEDMIIKPYKHDEGIYVRLQQGFYAKLRKYSSMILMLIFVLIPWIPYQGQQAILLDVAAQQFRIFSITFFPQDLTALAALFMVGAFALFFFTTWLGRVWCGFMCPQTIWMFLFIWVEEKIEGNRNQRIRLDKQEWNADKVKKKGAKHLIWLVLSFFTAVTFMSYFIPVKTLYSELFTLSWSGLVYFWVGLFALCTWGNAGFLREKMCIYMCPYSRFQSAMFDKNTLLIAYDKVRGENRGRRKRKDDPKALGLGDCVDCNLCVDVCPAGIDIRNGLQYECISCGACVDACNQTMSQFNYSQGLIRFTSENALAGKHVSPFRPKIAAYGAFTLAMFVLMGFFIATRSPIEASVLRDRNVLYRTTFDGHIENSYQLKLTNKLQHAESFTLSIEGQEDIELSLSEPLNAQALEMLVVPFTLTAPPEHLPQGVTSLNIRITANNSDEVDVTKSIKFYAG
- a CDS encoding cytochrome-c peroxidase, coding for MKQLIKNSGLALGLALSASATAQEPIQPIEPATNINQAQAELGKKLYFDPRLSKSGFISCNSCHNLSMGGTDNLTTSIGHNWQQGPINSPTVLNSSLNFVQFWDGRAKDLKAQAGGPIANPKEMAYSHDLAIEMLSSIPGYVEEFKATFGGEQMDIEQVTQAIAEFEKTLVTPNSRFDLWLKGDKNAITAQEQAGYKLFKESGCSACHNGPAVGGTMFQKMGLVKKYETANPAQGRFDVTGNEADRHSFKVPTLRNVELTYPYFHDGQAKTLAKAVEIMGRVQLGREFNQQEVADLVAFLKTLTGEQPKFALPILPASTERTPLPEPFEMSAAE
- a CDS encoding TlpA family protein disulfide reductase → MVFSNASVANSYEEKVQKSLAAIGQPIEAIDLASLDGQSRSFSELQGRASVIYFFASWCAPCYKTLRDIEQVRQQKLDVNLVAIALDDDKAAVSAMLKKTGFTGETWLANDGAKPLKTRLFANAYKVLPYVIKLDSNLVLVEHSYDIKSLAQWQEVLVAGKPLSQATLGN